Proteins from a single region of Paraburkholderia sp. ZP32-5:
- a CDS encoding hydantoinase B/oxoprolinase family protein, with protein MFVATRYGSAIYPGERTVDAIDLEIIYQSTQQIARELTVNMLRTGYSNTIKESLDFTFCVFDRQARLVAQGIPQPLHIGPISEQVREVHRLFGDKFVAGDAIIVNHPYRAAQNHATDVTVISPIFYEGELSGYIGNTAHKPDFGGMVPGTNSPAATELFQEGLLLPPVYLFRAGELNADVYEIICANTRTPEVTWGDVNAQAQTNVYGVQKFSELFRKHGVENVIDCWSQWMDICESELRKQIARLPKGNYGPEIDCLDDDGVNRDQPLSIGCSLEVLEDNTLHFTLTSDRQAKGPLNLRPCVSRSIIECWVKMAFGQSVPVNDGLARVVKITYPEEGSLLNPRFPAPVNMYTRPSVVVSAVCCRVLGRVMPDIMPAPASGSSGGFTGSATNPRNGKWMSFHEIYVGGGGARPNGDGVSAQDDLALNILNTPVEAMETEFPVQIDRYGLLPDSGGAGKFRGGLGAVRDWHNLADEMVCNLRTDRFKHSQTGVFGAKPAQPSHALRNPGKEHEESMFSKVAGMRLKKDEVVSWRLAGGGGWGNPLERDMERVREDVKQGYVSVAAAKRDYGVVIDTVSLEVDQGATTALRSKMKEEVTA; from the coding sequence ATGTTCGTCGCCACCCGGTATGGATCTGCGATTTATCCTGGAGAACGGACGGTGGATGCAATTGATCTGGAAATAATTTACCAGTCAACTCAGCAGATCGCGCGCGAGCTGACAGTCAACATGCTGCGTACGGGCTATTCGAACACTATCAAGGAAAGCCTCGATTTCACGTTTTGCGTGTTTGACCGACAAGCACGTCTCGTCGCGCAAGGTATTCCGCAGCCTCTGCATATCGGGCCGATTTCCGAGCAGGTGCGCGAAGTGCACCGCCTTTTCGGTGACAAGTTCGTCGCGGGCGATGCGATTATCGTCAACCATCCATACCGTGCGGCGCAGAATCATGCCACCGACGTGACCGTCATCTCACCGATTTTCTACGAGGGAGAACTGTCCGGGTACATTGGCAACACCGCGCACAAGCCGGATTTCGGCGGCATGGTGCCTGGCACGAACAGTCCCGCTGCGACTGAACTCTTTCAGGAAGGGTTGCTTTTGCCGCCGGTATACCTTTTTCGCGCGGGCGAACTGAACGCCGACGTTTACGAAATCATCTGCGCCAATACGCGCACGCCGGAAGTAACGTGGGGCGACGTGAACGCGCAGGCGCAAACGAACGTCTACGGCGTGCAGAAATTCTCGGAACTGTTCCGCAAGCACGGCGTGGAAAACGTCATCGACTGCTGGTCGCAGTGGATGGACATTTGCGAAAGCGAACTACGCAAGCAAATTGCCAGGCTGCCCAAGGGCAACTATGGCCCGGAAATCGACTGTCTGGACGATGATGGTGTCAATCGTGACCAACCGCTGAGCATTGGCTGCTCGCTGGAAGTGCTCGAAGACAACACACTGCATTTCACGCTGACGAGCGACAGGCAGGCAAAGGGGCCGCTGAATCTGCGTCCGTGCGTGTCACGTTCGATCATCGAATGCTGGGTGAAGATGGCTTTCGGCCAGAGCGTGCCGGTCAACGACGGTCTGGCTCGCGTGGTGAAAATCACCTATCCGGAAGAAGGATCGCTGCTCAATCCAAGGTTTCCGGCGCCGGTCAACATGTACACGCGCCCAAGCGTCGTCGTATCGGCGGTCTGCTGCCGTGTTTTGGGTCGAGTGATGCCTGACATCATGCCGGCACCCGCCAGCGGATCCAGTGGCGGTTTTACGGGCTCCGCGACCAACCCGCGCAACGGGAAATGGATGTCGTTCCACGAGATCTACGTCGGTGGTGGTGGCGCACGACCGAACGGCGACGGCGTCAGCGCGCAGGACGACCTCGCGCTGAACATCCTGAATACCCCCGTCGAAGCGATGGAAACGGAATTCCCGGTCCAGATCGACCGCTACGGGCTGCTGCCGGATTCGGGCGGCGCCGGCAAGTTCCGCGGGGGCCTCGGCGCAGTACGCGACTGGCACAACCTCGCGGACGAAATGGTCTGCAATCTGCGCACCGACCGCTTCAAACACTCGCAAACGGGCGTGTTCGGTGCGAAGCCTGCACAACCGTCGCACGCGCTGCGCAACCCGGGCAAAGAGCATGAAGAATCCATGTTTTCGAAAGTTGCCGGTATGCGCCTGAAGAAGGATGAAGTGGTGTCCTGGCGACTGGCCGGCGGTGGCGGCTGGGGTAATCCGCTCGAACGCGACATGGAACGCGTTCGCGAGGACGTAAAACAGGGTTACGTATCCGTCGCAGCTGCGAAGCGCGATTACGGCGTGGTAATCGACACTGTGTCGCTCGAAGTTGACCAGGGCGCTACGACGGCGCTTCGATCGAAGATGAAGGAAGAGGTTACGGCATGA
- a CDS encoding ABC transporter substrate-binding protein: MNMKRCFASVLCSFAFAATALSASNVASANDDVSIGSVPQNVSSIIADFANASGAFKKYGIDAHLITIEGGSRGMQVLLSDKIQVMQAGLSVIVQSNREGTDLRMVSSNANSSLFDIYVTKDIKTPGDLKGKKFAISSFTAETDIAATLALQKWGMTRKDMNIVALGGAGQRLAAQVTNQVAASAYSNPSAEVAHQKGLVKMLDLSRDGMPWVFDGMVLQKDYIKAHPDTVKRLIQAYAEGEYKALSDEKWAKDVIGKSFKTDNQAIIDAAYNQWKATVPRDVSLTKDAVANVIDGVDAMGPKLKTKDQSAYVDTSFTDALHKDGFFDQVKNEFK, translated from the coding sequence ATGAACATGAAGCGATGTTTTGCATCAGTGCTGTGCTCGTTTGCGTTCGCCGCAACGGCTCTTTCGGCGTCCAACGTAGCATCAGCCAACGATGATGTTTCTATCGGCTCGGTCCCGCAGAACGTCAGTTCGATCATCGCTGATTTCGCCAACGCGTCCGGTGCTTTCAAGAAGTACGGCATCGATGCGCACCTGATCACCATCGAAGGCGGATCGCGCGGCATGCAGGTGCTGCTGTCCGACAAGATCCAGGTGATGCAGGCCGGCCTGTCGGTTATCGTGCAATCGAACCGGGAAGGCACCGATCTGCGGATGGTATCGTCCAATGCGAACAGCAGTCTCTTCGATATCTATGTCACGAAAGACATCAAGACGCCTGGCGATCTGAAGGGCAAGAAGTTTGCGATTTCGTCGTTCACGGCCGAAACTGATATCGCAGCGACGCTCGCGCTCCAAAAGTGGGGCATGACGCGCAAAGACATGAACATCGTGGCACTCGGCGGCGCGGGGCAACGGCTTGCCGCGCAAGTCACGAACCAGGTTGCCGCGTCTGCCTACTCGAACCCTAGCGCGGAGGTTGCGCATCAGAAGGGGCTGGTCAAGATGCTCGATTTGAGCCGCGATGGCATGCCGTGGGTGTTCGACGGCATGGTCCTGCAGAAGGACTACATCAAGGCGCATCCCGATACGGTCAAGCGCCTGATTCAGGCATACGCCGAAGGCGAGTACAAGGCGCTGTCGGATGAGAAGTGGGCGAAAGACGTCATCGGCAAGTCGTTCAAGACCGACAATCAGGCGATCATCGACGCTGCCTACAATCAATGGAAAGCCACGGTACCGCGCGATGTTTCGCTCACGAAAGACGCTGTCGCGAACGTGATCGACGGCGTCGATGCAATGGGGCCCAAGCTCAAGACCAAAGATCAGTCGGCTTATGTCGATACTTCATTTACCGACGCGCTGCACAAGGATGGCTTCTTCGATCAAGTGAAGAACGAGTTCAAGTAG